Proteins encoded within one genomic window of Humulus lupulus chromosome 1, drHumLupu1.1, whole genome shotgun sequence:
- the LOC133813456 gene encoding uncharacterized protein LOC133813456: protein MCNRKPIEIWRQKGHIGKVESKQGDVNQLPALEEKSASSGGKVVDTKDLAGMGLSEGQGISEPQVQLKNSDHIVAPNRNSNEKDSLEWSTPKRVGGNKKVNRKTQSNLRNSYGALQDKISLGALLETKLYGDKIGKMMSSYFKGWNYYSGANSEGRILVLWQPQVVTVEIMMDSDQFVHICVKGIKSSKVFWFCGSLRNTTERRLPLWSDLAGLSFPVKPWVVAGDFNVVFEGTDRVGGRIISAVELEDAQKWRALGLVDELRSTGSHFTWTNKQENDNRIYSKLDRVFKNEEWLGLFPQAEALFNWDLLSDHCYCIIKMGVAVNSGLKPFRFFNMWTEHMRFKDTVLQSWNKPIKGKGLVRIVRKLSRLKVVLCKFNKHVVGDVAQHYSLAKEKYQATQGSLQRNPHSIELQREESLAGTCFAYHSKAYDSFLRQKSKVDWLHYGDDNTAYFHACLKQRRANNCITSVVSESGHLIEKFEDVVAHFVNHFQKIMGSNSNVHFLFRPPVLDLVIVDPWSSKLS, encoded by the exons ATGTGTAATAGGAAGCCTATTGAGATTTGGAGGCAGAAAGGTCATATTGGAAAAGTTGAGTCTAAACAAGGTGATGTGAACCAGTTGCCAGCTTTAGAAGAAAAAAGTGCTTCTAGTGGGGGAAAGGTTGTTGATACGAAGGATTTAGCTGGTATGGGGTTATCTGAAGGTCAGGGGATTTCTGAGCCTCAGGTTCAATTAAAGAATTCAGATCACATAGTAGCACCAAATAGGAATTCTAATGAGAAAGACAGTTTGGAATGGAGTACTCCTAAAAGGGTAGGTGGTAATAAGAAGGTAAATAGGAAGACACAGAGCAATCTGAGAAACTCATATGGTGCTTTGCAAGATAAG ATTAGTCTTGGAGCTTTGTTGGAGACCAAACTTTATGGTGATAAAATTGGGAAAATGATGAGTTCTTATTTTAAAGGGTGGAATTACTACTCGGGTGCTAATTCGGAGGGTCGTATTCTGGTTTTGTGGCAGCCTCAGGTGGTGACTGTTGAGATTATGATGGACAGTGACCAATTTGTTCACATATGTGTTAAAGGGATTAAATCTAGTAAGGTGTTCTGGTTTTGTGGCAGCCTCAGGAATACCACTGAGCGTAGACTTCCTCTTTGGAGTGATCTTGCTGGGTTAAGTTTCCCTGTTAAACCTTGGGTTGTGGCAGGGGACTTCAATGTTGTTTTTGAGGGTACTGATAGAGTGGGTGGCCGAATCATTTCTGCTGTTGAGTTGGAGGATGCTCAAAAATGGAGGGCTTTGGGTTTAGTTGATGAGCTGCGTTCCACAGGGTCTCATTTTACTTGGACTAACAAACAAGAGAATGATAATAGAATCTACTCTAAACTGGATAGAGTGTTTAAAAATGAAGAATGGCTGGGTTTGTTCCCTCAAGCTGAAGCTTTGTTTAACTGGGACCTTCTATCTGATCACTGTTATTGCATTATCAAAATGGGAGTTGCTGTTAACAGTGGTCTTAAgccttttagattttttaatatgTGGACTGAGCACATGAGATTTAAGGACACTGTTTTGCAGAGCTGGAATAAACCTATTAAAGGAAAAGGGCTGGTGCGTATTGTCAGAAAGCTGAGTAGACTTAAGGTTGTTTTATGCAAGTTTAACAAGCATGTTGTGGGTGATGTTGCTCAGCATTACAGTTTGGCGAAGGAGAAGTATCAAGCTACTCAAGGTTCGCTTCAGAGGAATCCCCACTCGATTGAGTTACAAAGGGAGGAGTCACTGGCTGGTACCTGTTTTGCTTATCATTCTAAAGCTTATGACAGTTTTTTGAGACAAAAAAGCAAGGTTGATTGGCTGCATTATGGGGATGATAACACGGCTTATTTTCATGCGTGTTTAAAACAAAGAAGAGCCAATAATTGCATTACTTCAGTGGTTTCGGAATCGGGTCACTTAATTGAGAAGTTTGAAGATGTTGTGGCGCATTTTGTGAATCATTTTCAGAAAATTATGGGTAGTAATAGTAATGTTCATTTCCTATTCAGACCTCCTGTTTTAGACTTGGTCATTGTTGATCCTTGGAGCAGCAAATTAAGCTAG